In the genome of Fimbriimonadia bacterium, the window GGTTGGTCAAGCCCGTAACCGACCAACACAAGCGCGACATCCCGCTCATCCGCACGGAACTAAGCAGCCTGTTGGAGCAGTCCTGGGTGCCGAAGGACGCACTGATAGCCGCAGGTCTGGGCAAGCAACGGTTGTACGTCATCCGGTCACGCAATCTGGTAGTAGTTCGTCAAGGGCCGCTGTTCGGCGGGAATCGATTCGATGACGCGGAGTTCATGAGCCGACTTCTTCGCAGTAAACCCGCGTCGGCTCGCTGAGGGCTATCTTCTGGCAGCTACCAACTTGTTGCGCCACTTCGCGTCGAAGAGCGTGTCAACCGACACGCCGCCCTTCGAGCGCGCAGAGTGGATGAAGTTTCCGCCACCCATGTAGATGCCTGTATGCGAGATGCGCGTTCGCGAGGCATCACAGAAGTAGAGGCGATCACCGGGCTGCAGGTGCTCGAGGCGCAAGATGGGTGTTCCCACTTTGGCCTGCTGTGCCGCGGTGCGTGGTAGGTTTTGACCTATCTGCCCGTACAGCTTCTTCACGAAGCCAGAGCAGTCCACACCACCCTGCAAATCGTTACCACCCCACACGTAGGGTGTGCCGACGTACTTGCGGGCCTCCTCGACTACCTTGTCGCCTTTGCGAGATGCGAGCTGCTGCTGATCGCGTGGCGGCTCCTGTTCGGGCCAGTAAGCAACATAGTCGGTGACATCCACGAAAGCGGCTTTGATCCAGCCGAGCCGGCCGTCCGCCATCACCACGCCAGCCCAAGGGTCTTCCACCACTCGAACCACTAGCTGCATACCGGGCTTTGCCAGGAAGTACTTGTGCGAGTTGGAGCTCTTCTCGGCGAAGATGCCGCCTTCTTTCTTCACGACGGCGACATACCCGGCAACTCGGCCCTGAGACCAAGCGCCGAGCGCGGTCAGTATCCCCAGCAGTATCAGCAGCAGTCGCAATCTCGATCTCATAGGCACCTATACTCGCAGGTCTACCGGCTCCTCCTTGCCAGTCTCCGAGCTCTTGTACAGCGCATCGAAGATAGCGTTCAGCATCAGCCCCTGCTCGCCCGGCACGGGCGAGGGCTTGTTCTTTCTTATCGCTTCCACGAACGCGGCGGTTTCCGCATCGTAGGGATTCACCTTCGGCAAGAATACCGGTCTCTGGTCCACCAGAGCACCGTCCGCTTCGGTATAGACCTCCAGTGGCGGCTCATCCATCGGCTGCAGGCGAACCCCAGCCTTCTCTCCGAGGATCTCAGTCGCGAACACGTCATTCTTGATATTGGCGCAGAAGCTGCTTTCCAACACCACCACCGCGCCGTTCTCGAATCGGATGTAGCCGACGGCGAAGTCCTCGACCGTAAAGTTTTTGTAGTCCCACTTGCCGAACAAGCCCACGACGTTGGGCTTGTCTCCGAACTTTACGAAGGTCTTGCCCAAAGTGGACACGGCCTTCGGGTAGCCCATCAGGAAGAGGGTGAGGTCGAGAATGTGCACACCGATGTCAATCAGCGGCCCTCCGCCCTGCTTCTCCTTGTCGGTGAATACACCCCAACTCGGGATGCCGCGACGCCTGAGAGCCTGAGCACGGGCGTAGTACACGGGGCCCAGCTTGCCCGCTTCGATGAACCGTTTCAGGTACTGCGCGTGCGAGGTGAAGCGCCACTGGAGCGCGACCTGCAAGATCTTGCCGGCGTCTCGTGCAGCTTTTACCATCCTGCGACCCTCGTCCGCGTTGCGTGCAAGCGGTTTCTCGCACAGCACGTGCTTGCCGGCTTTGAACGCAGCAACCGCAGGGTCTACGTGCAGGTAGTTGGGGGTGCAGATGCTGACCGCGTCCACGGCAGGATTTGCGATCAGCTTCTTGTAGTCGGTGTAGACGTTGGGGACTTCGAACTTCTCGGCCGCTGCTCGGACGGCCTTCTCGTCCACGTCGGCGACGGCGACGATCTCGCACTCGTCCTTAAGCTTGCTGAAACCCGGCATGTGCGTCGAGACGGCGATGCCTCCGGTGCCGATGATGCCTATGCCGATCTTCTTCTTGGCCACGCGTGCCCTCCTTGGTTTGCCTCCGGCCTCCCTACCCACTCGCTAGGATACCCGGAGGCAGACCGGGCACACGATGCGGGACGACGGCGATGGGCCTGCGCATTCAGCTTCCAGCACGCTTCCTCGGGCCGCTGCGCGCCCGGTAGATGCCGAGGACAGCCGGCGCGGTCACTCCAAGCGTCGCACCGGCTTCGGGACCGGGGTGGAGAGGTAGAGAGACCACTCGAACGTGGCGGGGTCGGCCACCGTCCAGAGGACCTCGCCGCGGTCGTTCAGGTTGCACACCCGGACG includes:
- a CDS encoding C40 family peptidase gives rise to the protein MRSRLRLLLILLGILTALGAWSQGRVAGYVAVVKKEGGIFAEKSSNSHKYFLAKPGMQLVVRVVEDPWAGVVMADGRLGWIKAAFVDVTDYVAYWPEQEPPRDQQQLASRKGDKVVEEARKYVGTPYVWGGNDLQGGVDCSGFVKKLYGQIGQNLPRTAAQQAKVGTPILRLEHLQPGDRLYFCDASRTRISHTGIYMGGGNFIHSARSKGGVSVDTLFDAKWRNKLVAARR
- a CDS encoding Gfo/Idh/MocA family oxidoreductase, giving the protein MAKKKIGIGIIGTGGIAVSTHMPGFSKLKDECEIVAVADVDEKAVRAAAEKFEVPNVYTDYKKLIANPAVDAVSICTPNYLHVDPAVAAFKAGKHVLCEKPLARNADEGRRMVKAARDAGKILQVALQWRFTSHAQYLKRFIEAGKLGPVYYARAQALRRRGIPSWGVFTDKEKQGGGPLIDIGVHILDLTLFLMGYPKAVSTLGKTFVKFGDKPNVVGLFGKWDYKNFTVEDFAVGYIRFENGAVVVLESSFCANIKNDVFATEILGEKAGVRLQPMDEPPLEVYTEADGALVDQRPVFLPKVNPYDAETAAFVEAIRKNKPSPVPGEQGLMLNAIFDALYKSSETGKEEPVDLRV